Genomic DNA from Solanum dulcamara chromosome 4, daSolDulc1.2, whole genome shotgun sequence:
ATTCATCCGTCGACGGCTTTTTTCGCATAAGAAAAGAAGTGCCCAGCCCAGCCTAAAGATCCTATCCGTGACACAAGTCATTGTTATTATAGAACCACTTCCGCAAAGGAGAAACCCATAAATCTCCTGGTATTTAGGCTCCGAAGTCCGAAGACATCACATACATTAATTTCACCGGCCAAATGGCAGAGTTAGTTAAAACTACTACTCATCATATATAGAAATAACTACTACTGTTTGCACTTACAGTCTACTTTATTCTAGTCTTGGCAACTAAAATATcaagaataatataattttttttgccaGTGGTTTGGTTGACGGTCACTTCTAGATCTGTCCGTGTAGGTGATATCTTTTATCTCCAGTGTACTAGTCCTCTGGAGTAGGAATAACTTAAATTCACTAATTGGGTATTTCCGAGACCATGCATCAAATTTTGAAACTAGAGCGACATACAATTTGGAAGGAATACTATAATGGGCtgattaatttataaattattcgcTGGGAATTGGgcaggagtattttatttgttgaTGATGGAGCTAACATGTGAAGTTGGGCCCATTTCACATGACACCAATTGTACACAAGGACAGCTGAGCTGCATGATGGCATAGCAGCTACTATAAATGTAGCCTTATAACATCACAACAAGAAGAAGTTAGTCAAATCATCAAACACCTTAAGTGCATTATAGTTCAATCACAATCCTATCAATCACCAATACATAGATAGATATACTACCTTAAATATCAAGATCTAGTGATGGGTATTATTCGTTTGCCATCAATTATTTCCAGCGTGAAGCAATTACAGAGATTGCACTCTGTTGTTACTCGGAAACAAATATTACATGTACCAAAAGGACATTTTGCAGTTTATGTAGGAGAAACAGAGAAGAAGAGATATGTGGTTCCAATTGCATACCTGAATCATCCTTCATTCCAGGATTTGTTGCAAAAAGCAGAGGAAGAGTTTGGGTTTCAACATCCAATGGGCGCTCTCACCATTCCCTGCAATGAGGATGCATTTTTTCATGTCACTTCTCGATTGATCAACACTTTATGAAATCAAGATGCAGCATTAAATTAGTCACACATTGCATTAGAGCTGTATATTTTTCAATGCTGACAGAATTGGAAAGGCAAAGTATACAATcaattctttcttcttttttttctacaatTTTTCATTGTCTTcggaaaaatattttagttgtttataataacaactcaataTACGTATACAGTCGAAATTTTGAGGGTAACAAGTTTTTCTTttgatctgaatatatatatattagatattTTAACATGTTAATTGTCATAACTTTTagtattttacatatttttcaaaagataaaaattatttgaaaacaCTTTACGTCTTTATGTCCGAGATCAAAATTAAAGTTTACAAGTTTGAATTTCGAAATTTTAACTATTGTATAAATTGGACCAAATAGAGTAGTAGTAAATAGTACTTACACCCCTAGCCCCCTACCCCTACCCCATCcccatttcaaaataaatgaataattttttttattatatttcaaaataagtgataTTTTACATAATTCAGAAGACATTGATTATTTTTTGTCAAATTTActcttatttaaaataaatgaaattttacAAAATCAAGAAACAATGAGAGagctatttcttctttttttcaaagTACGTGTTTGATTAAGGATAAGTTAGTATAATTGTGAGTAACGCTGGCTGATCTATTCATATAAAAAATGGTTTCAATCATTTGATTTTCTTATCGTCTGAATCTATATACCAATAACTCTGTTGCAtgtattttcaatttcattttaataGAGCATGTGGAAAAAACACTACTATATAAGTAATAATTACGTAAGATAAAATCCTACCTTTCTTGAAATCGtaacattattttattttagtttttactttttttatagcAATTATCCTAATTCCCGCTATCGTCAACCTCATATGTACATCAATGTACCTCCAATTCACAAGTTCAAATTATTTCAATCCTATTTTTCTCGTCTTGTTTTCCACAGATTTCACTTACACTTTGCCCCATATAACTTTATTTCTAAATAATTAGACAACGGAGTCAAAATTTGAAGCTTATGGGTTcttaattctaatttttttcaagttattgagttctaaattaataatttatacatattcaacaaatttttaaaataaatataagattTGAACCAAAATTATTGAGTTCAACCGAACGCACAGCCCCGCGCTATTTATAATCCTATCTCTACTATTATACCCGCACATTCCATATGAGCATCTTCAAAAACGCGGACAAAGTGTTAACAGATTTATGAGCCATGGTCAATCTGCAGACACACACAATAATGTCTTCTGATAAAATCATAAATGTGCCTAatatttccttttccttttggCAACTTCTTCTTAGAAACTCGATGCCGAATAATTAATgtgtttttataaatttaaaattcaatatACGCGGAGAATTATATTACATACAAAAAGAATATACAGACAGGCAGTGGTTTTGGTCAATTTAagcaatttattttattaattgttaGTCGTTACTTAATAAATTAAATCATTTGGTGGTTCGTTCAAACTTACGAAATTTGTGTTTGTTCACATTTACGAATTCTTTTTTTCGTCCTTTTCATTTCCTTAAAAAGAATACAGTCTTTTTTTGCTGCCGTAACTAACACAAAGTTGCGACAATATTAGCAAAAGTGGAAATAATTGGTTAATATTAGCATTACCAAATCACATGAAAGTGGGCAGTTATTTCCACGTAAGAAAAGCTTGTAAGCCAATGAATTTAGACGTCGGAAATTGcaccaaatattatttttagataaTGACTTCACAAATTATATGTACTTCTAAGGACACTTAATTCACCAACGACAAGATCACAAGAAGGCAGCATGGCCAAAGTGGTCATGTTGTgacacaatttttatttttattttcatgttcatatttgGCAACAATGGGTGAATATATAGTGGTATATATATAACCAGCTTATGGCCATTCGTCATCACCAAAATTCAGGAATAGATAAACGAGTGGATGGCAGAGTAGAACAAACCCTCCAAGTAATTGTATTATTCATGCTCCGAAATGACCATTCTTCTCCGCCACAAAGTTGCCAACTTTTTAGTTCAAAGTCCTAATTATTTAGTTTGGCTAAAACTTAGAGGTGGCAAAATGTAATCCGCTCAATCCATCTAAGTTTATACGGATTGAGTAATGACCTGTTTATCTCAACAGAAATAACTTATCAAACTAATGCGTCATAAGCCATGTGAAGTAGGGCCTTTGTCACATGGGACCAATTGACCTGCCGTGGCACGCAACATATTGCAAGCAGAcactataaatatagccttttCCCAGTGGAAACTTCAGAATAAGAACCATTTGCAATTCATCAAACATCTTCTGTGCATTATTCTAACAAACACCAGAACTTCCTTTCAAAATCGAGATCTAGTGATGGGTATTATTCGTTTACCATCAATTATTTCCAGTGTGAACCAATTTCACAAACTACACTCTGTATTAACTCGGAATCAAATATCAGATGTACCAAAAGGACATTGTGCAGTTTACGTaggagaaatagagaagaagcGATATGTAGTTCCAATTGAATACCTGAATCACAGTTCGTTCCAGGAATTGCTTCAGAAAGCAGAGGAAGAATTTGGGTTTCAACATTCAATGGGCGGTCTCACAATACCCTGCAACGAGGACGCATTTTTCCATGTCACTTCTCGATTGAACAATTCCTCATGATATTATGAAGAAGCATTAATAGAGAGATTATAGATTAGAGCTTAATTAGTGTTTTGCCCTTTCATTCTTTTTTTCCCCGAGAGGGGGTAACTGTATGTACAAAGCCTTGCCAATGGCTCACATTGTTTTTTAGACAACCGCAAAACAAAGCATTACAATCAAATTGAATTCCACTACTCTCAAATTATTTGTCATTTCAATAAATAAttatctcaaattatttattatcttaATACTTCaagataaaaataactttttttttatgaaacttCATCCTCAATGATAAATTACCTCAATGTCATATCCCGAAGAGATATTATATTGTAtgacataataataataaaataattaaaaatctcttgtaattactatttttttaaggaatatattttaaaaacacacaaaaaaaattgagactAAAAAGGTACTTTCAAAAGGGCTGTCATCTGGTTAAGATAATCATTAAGGTGAATTAGGTAAGTAATCATTAACGAGTATGACTTTCAATAAAGACTAAAAAAACATACTATAATTTTGTTCGACAAATAATTATGACAAGTTAAATGACCATTCAAACAATCAACTTACTACCTTTCTTAAATCATTTAAGTATTAATGTATTATATTACTCCTCTGTTATATATTAGAGaatttcaaaaatcaaaagataCCTTTTAATCGCAgcttttataattaattatttatactttattatgtcattttatctaaaatatatataaattaaatagtaaaaagctatatttaaattcatatataaattaattattttgaccCTCAAACTtttaatcaaatcaaataaaatagaacATAAGCAGTTGATGATCTTACATTGCCACggttaacacatacaaaaagagggaaaacgaaaaaaatttaaagagcattttgatattttatcatctttagtttaagattaaaagacacaatttttttaaaactttattttgagttaagttaaaataaacaaattgaaatggaaaaataatacaatgaAAGTGGTAATTAATTTACCATATTTTATGAGTTAGTCAATTGGTGACATGAATCTTTGACGGAATTATTTAGGGGCAGGCAAGAGTTGTTGCatgttctttttctttatgTGCAATGAATAATTAGAGTAAAATGTATATATTATGTTCTGACAATATTTTATGAATCTATCCACGTTAACAAATTATTAGTTTAAATGTACGGGAAAAGAGTTAAATATACTCCTgtattattgaaaatagtttaaatatacctTTTGTTATATTTTCGGGCTAAATATACCTTCCTGTTATACTTTTAGTTCAAATATACTCTTCTATTATATTTTGGTACAAATTCCCCCTTAATTTTAACAGAATAACACTTGAaaagctcaaaattaaataattcattctcaattttaaacatcttatttttttaggaataaaGAAATTTCCAATTACTAATTTGAATGATTTTTTGGTTAGAAATTCGTGGGAGATCTCCTTTTGCTAATCAAGGATGAGTTTGGTTTAAGACTTCGCGTGCTATTTGGTTACATGTATCACTGTTGGTTtcaatgttattattattggttTAGTTTTCCCTTGAAATGTCTTATTTTCTCTAAGTTAGTATGTTTTGGTTGGATATTTGGCTACTTCTTTGGAAATGGCAGAATGCATCCATGCCTTAGAATTATTCATTAGTGCTACATTTAATCATATGATGGATTTGTCACTTTGCTTTAAATAGGGATTGTTGATATTTTCATAGTTGTCCTTGTATGTTTGCATTAGATATTATGAGATTCATTATGATCTTTTCCTAATTGATTCATttctaaggaaaaaaaaattaaattattacttgaaaattttatttatttcttaatttttttttagatattttaaattggaacaagttatttaaattttgagcTTTTCAAGTGTTATTCAATTAAAATTAAGGGTGAATTTGTACTAAAGTATAATAGAGGGATATATTTGTACCGAAAGTATAACAAGAGGATATATTTACCCCGAAAATATAATGAGGAGTATATTTAATCTATTTCCAATATTACATAagtatatttgacccttttccattAAATGTACAGTTGGTGCAAGTTGAATTTGTCCGCATTAACAAATTAATTCAATTCAGTTTCACTTAAATGAACTGAATATGGAGTATTAATTCCGTTAAATGTACAGTTGGTGCAAGTTGAATTTGTCCACATTAACAAATTAATTCAATTCAGTTTCACTTATATGAACTGAATATGGAGTATTAATTCTACCAATTAGTACTCCAAGTCAACTCtgattttgttaaaaaaaataataattaattttggagatctgTGCCACAGATTCTCTAAGATTTTGATAAGTATTCCTCCAGTTTTGTTTTAATTAGAAATAGAAAAATGTACTGTATCAATGTCTACATATATAGTATGACTGTTAAgaatatttatgcattaattcCTCTTTCAATTATAAATATTGTGCTTTGACCTTTTCATTATACATTTCCTTTGGGCGACTTCTTCGTAGAAACTTAATGctgaataaatattatatactaTAAGCTATGCGAGGATTAATGcagaaaaacaaatatataaatacagGTAATAGTTGGATCTGGTCCATTAATCAGTTCATGAATATTTAATGAAATGATCATTATATTGGGTTGTTTAGTCTAATTTCTAAGTACAGAATTCATGTCTGTTCACATATAGGAACGGAATCCTATTGACTCCTTTAATATTATTTGTTATTCAAGtaaattatgtatatttttcATTAGG
This window encodes:
- the LOC129884458 gene encoding auxin-responsive protein SAUR21-like — protein: MGIIRLPSIISSVKQLQRLHSVVTRKQILHVPKGHFAVYVGETEKKRYVVPIAYLNHPSFQDLLQKAEEEFGFQHPMGALTIPCNEDAFFHVTSRLINTL